Proteins from a genomic interval of Spea bombifrons isolate aSpeBom1 chromosome 4, aSpeBom1.2.pri, whole genome shotgun sequence:
- the RIBC2 gene encoding RIB43A-like with coiled-coils protein 2, translating into MHKLQLPVDLKEAALRESRREAELQRQERVFNARVRTIGIDKQALDVQIHDKKVYKEIENERQEAYDAEIIQNDQIACLLDERQKEDVRKLNEAIGEFRLHFQKREDRREFDLYDPQGLKKDLPARVCDSDPRCSVSGVQILMGEDLKEKNRKKEQQEQLREWSLQQQQEWAKTLEEHKMTESLYDKMRIEFDQKALELQKMEENARKAMCVFTKDFNKAQAEETTERKKLERKKETEDNSAEISNLSEGDLLSENPDQAASAFGPHRVAPDRWKGMSPEQLEEIKAVQQQQIQEKMRLKEEERLREAELDRRRVQEARAMLLLERQQKRQERELRKVQDHLNTQLAQAHKAQKIYMEREVFSNTPTADYFKQFNTTSR; encoded by the exons ATGCACAAGCTGCAGCTGCCCGTGGACCTGAAGGAGGCTGCCCTGCGGGAGAGTAGAAGGGAGGCCGAGCTGCAGCGGCAGGAGCGGGTCTTCAACGCCAGAGTCAGGACCATCGGG ATTGACAAGCAGGCGTTGGACGTTCAAATTCATGATAAAAAAGTGTATaaagaaattgaaaatgaaAGACAAGAAGCGTATG ATGCAGAAATCATCCAGAACGACCAAATCGCCTGTCTGCTGGACGAGCGTCAGAAGGAAGACGTCCGGAAGCTGAATGAAGCCATCGGCGAGTTCCGTCTGCACTTCCAGAAGAGAGAGGACCGCAGGGAGTTTGACTTGTATGACCCACAGGGTTTGAAGAAGGACCTCCCTGCGCGAGTGTGCGACTCGGACCCTCGCTGCAGCGTCTCAGGCGTTCAGATTCTGATGGGGGAAGATTTAAAGGAGAAGAACAGGAAAAAAGAGCAACAGGAACAGCTGCGGGAATGGTCTCTGCAGCAGCAGCAAGAGTGGGCGAAGACGTTAGAGGAGCACAAGATGACCG AAAGTCTCTACGACAAGATGAGAATCGAATTCGACCAAAAGGCATTGGAATTGCAGAAAATGGAGGAAAATGCAAGAAAAGCTATGTGCGTTTTCACAAAGGATTTCAATAAAGCCCAG GCCGAGGAGACCACGGAGAGAAAAAAGCTGGAGAGGAAAAAGGAGACTGAAGACAACTCCGCGGAAATCTCCAACCTCTCGGAAGGAGACCTGCTGTCTGAGAACCCCGATCAAGCGGCGAGTGCTTTTGGGCCTCACCGAGTGGCCCCTGATCGCTGGAAAGGAATGAGCCCCGAGCAGCTGGAAGAAATCAAAGCCGTTCAGCAGCAGCAGATACAGGAGAAGATG AGgctgaaggaggaagagagactGAGGGAGGCTGAGCTCGATCGGCGGAGGGTCCAGGAGGCCAGGGCGATGCTGCTCTTAGAAAGACAGCAAAAACGCCAGGAACGGGAGCTGCGCAAAGTGCAGGATCACCTGAACACCCAGCTCGCGCAAGCACACAAAGCACA AAAGATCTACATGGAGAGAGAAGTGTTTTCTAATACCCCGACAGCTGATTATTTTAAACAGTTCAACACTACAAGCCGGTGA